The DNA sequence AGAGAGTGGTATGTGACAAGATTTAACAACCTTATTCAATCTCCAAACTGTGAACCAAGCTTCCTCTTCATGTCAGGCTAGCCCCTTCAGTGCCCACCTCCTAAAaactcatttatattattttgtgtttaaCTACGTATAAGATCTGTTTTTGTGTAATGTGTCCATTTTTTGtgcttttaattgtttttatttgtttgttttataacCAGATAGTTgaattgtaaagcactttggtcaactgttgttgtttttaaaggGCTCTTAAATAAACTTGTACTTGAACCTTTTTTTGTCATCGCACACTTGACCCACTGCATGCCActttggtggggggagggtggggctgAGGTGATTTACACCAAGGTCCTAAATCCAAGGTCATTACATTTCATCACATGACTTACTCTCAATATCTCTCCTGGGGATAGAGGCAGAAACTAAGATGTGCGCCATTTACATCATCTTTTTCCTGAAAAGAACTGGAAAAGATCTGTAACGAATAAACGGTTTATATTTACAATGACCATGGTTCATAATTTATTTGACGCATAATTTAGTTATAATCATCGATAAAAAGATATAAGGCTGCTCCAATACAGTGTACATTGTGTGCGCGTTCAcacgtgcctgcgtgtgtgtgtgtgtgtgtgtgcgtgtgtgtgtaacagaggCTACTCCCAACTCCATGTGTGCATATTTAAGCTGATCCACAAAGACATTACTTGTTAACAAAAGTCTTTCCAGTGATGGGCCACGTGCACCAACCAGGGCTTTTCTAAAAGTGTCCCAGAAAAGAGGCACAGCCCCTGGGGCAGCACGGTGTCCGTCCGGGGCCACAGACAGGGTAGTATGGAAAATAGTTTGAGGATTCAGGTGGTTACAATCTGCATCTTCAGCTCTATTGGTCATCTCAACCTTTCTCACTGCTAAAAATAATTCCTCAAGGGGACAATAaattatccatccatctaaaacaacattttaaatgcACAACGCTGCCAAACTGACGTGTGGTCAGTATGCCCTTGTATGTACTCTGCAGGACCTTCAGCTAAGTGGGCCATGGCTCCAGAAAAATGTTACAAGGCCCTTCTGCTGCCAGTGTGAGAGAAACTTAGCGTAGGTTTAATTGTCAACTTCCTGCATGACATCCACATGTGTTTCTCATTTACATCTGCAACCACTGAGATTAACATTCTTGTTGACTAAGCTGGCTTAGTCTACAAGCATCGCAAATTTCACTgttcaaaaatattttattgtccACCCATGGGGCAATTTGTTATGCAGTAGATAGTATACAAAtccaagtcacacacacaataaaaaaacaatatacaatcaataaatagtagtcaatatatatatgtatacatataatatatatattgtagcgggccagtgggtgtggcgtttccacgctaccaagttgaATGGATATaacgacacaacacacagagagcagttcaaGGCCGAATGGTTTATTTACCGAGTAAATaaaaccagggtgggaaaagggtcatccacctcttATATGATAGAGTACAATTTCATTCAAAAACCTTCCACGCtgccaggcgatcacacagatcctgccggTCCTTTGCTAGCGTTAGCTTCTCTAGCCTTCCTTCTATCTCCAACTTCCCCTGTCTGTCGTATGCTACCTCCTGCCCCAGCACCCCTGCTTAATGATCCCCAGGCTCGCCTCGTTAAAGGGAGAaagtccatatatggcttgggggttgagccagcaggttgccagacctaccactcccctcactcctccctggtgtctgccacaatatatatatatattgactactatttattgattgtatattgtttttttattgtgtatattgtttttttattttttattatggatatgtaaaaaataatacatacactatgtatatggatatatataaataaagaaaggcAGAGGCTCAGCATATCCAAAAGTGTGAGTTGGGGTGGGGGAAGGTGTTATCTACGGTTCTTTCGAGAATTTAGAAGTAGGGTGGTGGCCCATCCCCACAGTGAAAGACTGGGAGGACTTTATGACGGCCACAAAGAAGAAAGAAGCCCCTTCAGTCTTTCTCTCACTTTTACTTATGCAGACTTCTATGTTAAGGTAAATTAGCTAATGTTTAAGTCAAAATTAATGCATTGCCGGCTTTATGAATGTACGCCGCAATCACATACGGTGGAATTGTGGTCAATTGGTAAAAGGTGTGTTTTATTGTCTgagtataattttttttttttttattgtgctcAGCCATGTGACATCTTTATCTTAACTCATATATGTGGTAGAGTAATTTGACCCCCAAAACGTTATCTCCTTTCCAGCTGAAAGACAGAGTTCACTGACACTACAATAGCCTCGGGCCTCATCAAACAGTGCACACAGTTGAAACGGGACTATTTGCAGTATATCACACATTACTGTCTACACTTTATagttctctcctcctcatcctgtgTCTCTTTGACCTATGAACAGGGATCTTCAGTAAGAAGAAGGTACATTATTATATGGCACATTATTTTAGGGGGACAACTGCCACCATGTGCCCCCCTTGTGGCCATGCCAACAGCTGAAGCTATATTTTTAGAAGGTTCACGTGCTCAATCAGACAACACTCAAAAATGAATTTCCTATGAAAGACCAGTCTAACCGGTCTCAACTCGCATGCAATAACCACTTCCAGTTCCCATTAAAGAAATCTACACACATTATTTGCCTATATTAAAACCGCACATGCAATATTAAATACTGACGTATAAAGTTAAGACAAGACAAAACATAAAGGGGGGGATTATGGCATTTTTAATGGGAATGTGACATGACATGGTTGACATTTGAAGGATTGCAGAATGACAAAATAGGTTAAGCAGATTGTTGAATGAAGCGATTTAATTTCTCCCTCAATCAGTGTCTGTTAGCACTACCTCTTCTTATATTTTAACTATTCTCTGAGCAACAGTAAtctaccccccaccaccacgccgTCTTATGATGGCTATCTTAACacatacatgttttttttaacacatacacatgtgtatgtgtgttatttaACATTTGATTTGTTAAAAAATATTCTGCCATGAAGCAACCATACATCTTTAAGATACTGTGCAAGATTAGGTGCCTGAAGACATAACATCAACCAAGTTTCAATTCATAACCATAAGTTTAACTCAAAAGTGTGATGTGTGATTTACAATCGGAGTCTGTATCGGAAACCAATATCTCGGGTGGGTTGCATGGCCCCAAAACCCCATCGAGTGCGATCAATGTCAGGTGTTTCCTCTTTAGGATTCTTAAGCTCAAAGTCAAAGTATAATATCATGAAGAACACAAACTGCTTCATCTCATTCGTGGCAAAGAAGCGCCCAGGGCACATGCTGACACCAGCTCCCCAGGGCATCGTGTAGTACCTCAACTTCTTCCCGTTCTTGTAAAAATCGGTCTTCTTGCTGCCGTCTGGGTTGAGAAAACGGTCATATTTGAAAGAAAGTGGGTCGGGGTGGATTTCAGGATCAATTTGAACGGCAGTGTAAGGGAAGAGGGAAACCCGGTCGGCTTGTCGGATCTGATACTCGCTGCCATCGGCCATCTTGAGCTTCATGTCCTCCATCACGGCTCTGGTGAGGACGGGCGCAGCGGTTAGCCGCAGGGTCTCCTCCAGAGCACTGTCGAGGACCGGCGTCTTCTGGATCATGTCATAGGTCAGGTTGACGATAGAGCCGCCGACCCTCACATCCTGCCCAGATTCCGCCACCACCCgatccacctcccccctcacagCGGCCATGGCCTCTGGATGCTTCATGAGATACAGAAGTAGCCAAAAGGCTGCAGGCCCAGTGTTTCCCTGGGACGCCCACAGGATTAGAAACATGTACCGGTCTTGCATGAACTCCTTCATTCCCAGGTCCTCTCTAGTCTGCTGCAGTTCATTCACCCAGCCGCTGGGATTGTCCTTATTCTTGAACACTTGTAATGACAAGGTTTTCCAAAACAGCCTCAGCAGCTTCTTGACCTCAAACCTCTCTCTGGGTGATAGGACGCCATAGGCCAGTTTTGGGAAGTATTGATCATACTTACGAAACTCCTTAAACAGTTCATCAGATTGCATTCTGTCCATCTCAAAGGATTTCTCAGTGCTGCCAGCCTCCCTTGATGACACATTACCATACAGTGATAGGTACCCTGCCCTGAAAACAATGTTATAACTGTACATGAAAAGTCCATCCTCAATCCAGGTTTTTTGGTCTCCCCCTTTGCCAACACTGTGGAGCATGAGGTTCTGCAAATTTTTCATCATACTTTCTGTTAATAATACCAATCCATCACCCATCAGATGCCTGTTGTTGGAAACATGGGAAAATTTGCTTTCATTTTCCATCGGCGTGTAACCAAATACTCTGATCACCAGCTTCCTGGCAAAAGCATTGAAGTCCAGTTTGGCGCGGGCCTCCTTGACAACCGCACCAAAAGATGAAGGATCCATGAGAAATGTGAAGTAATTCCCCCCGAGTTGTACCGTGAATATGTCCCCATGTTTTTTCCTCATCCTCTCTAAAAACTTTGCCGTGTCCCTGCGAAACTCCAACACGTGGCCCAACCAGGGAATGGGACCCCGATCCAATGGGGGTTCATTGGGCCGTCGCCTTCTGAATGCTCCCAAAAGGTAAAGCCCCCCAAATAGAGAGGCTAGAAGAGCCAGCAGGATAGGCACCAGTAAACCCATTGCTCTCAATCCCCTCTGAAGTACAAAGACGAAATGAGGGAGAGCTCAAATTCCTCTGTGATAGGATCTGtatgctcctcctctggcccttcCTGCAATTGAGTCATAAATAGCAAAGCCGTTCTACATACATgagtaaaacaaacaaaagatggTCTATTTGTGCAAATTTAACTTGAGTCAGATGTTCTCCCCATGGGTTTTCTTCATGGGTTTCTCATATGACATCGGATAATAAACTTGGTTTATATGCGTGAGAGGGCATTAACGCAAAATGTCTTGAAAAGCACAGTGCTGAACATTTCAaaacctatttttttttcaatatttaaAGGCCTgcagttagttagttagttatatATGCTCCTTATAACGGCTAGCCATTGGGAGTTGCTGGACAGGCCCAATTGTCGATCCAGCAGCTGTCGAAGAGAGCACGACATCAGTCAACCGGTTACGTACCttgtcaaggacacctcgacactggatgtgtcgaggtgtcccgaGGTGAAGCCCtggattgaaccagcaacctacaggttaccagccaaccccctctacctcctgagctactgccggaCTATAGAGACATTAACCGGAAGATTGACCAATGGGTACATAAAGTACTCAAAATATGTgaatcatttataaaatgtctccaaaatagtgttaaagtccaggTTTTTGTCGTTTTTGGCAGTAACGGGGTGTTTTcttgacgtcacgttggggagacgtggtggaaggtagcctcagcctaaTATTAGAACTATGGGGGGCAATTGCTCTGTCGCTAGCTTAGCCATTTTTTTgagtttaaaggagacatattatggtgttttcccaacgagtaaacatagtatttgagttccagcaaacatgtttttgaagctgtttgctggaaatagcttttcgGGAAAAAAGTATCGTTTACCGCTATTCCcttctgtttcagtcccttcaaaaggcgctgtttctggtgtctgtatgCATTgaggcaaatgagctgctgcccattgaccaatgagctgtcagactgaaccacatcatggaggagaagggattgttgccgtttgctgactcctggagctctataactatataatatatataacataataatattatatacgggtatttatataatcgaTCTAATATCACGGCTAAAAGCTAAAAAcagccgtccggccgcagtccggcagctccggcggtgtactctGGGAGCTGAACTGGCGCCGAAGGTAGGTGGCAGCTCCAACGGACTAGCAGCTccggcggacgagcagctccggctggggtagctcggcggcagtccggctgctcagctccgggagtacaatccatttctactccatgtctcctcctcctgacttcCCTTCggtggcagctccggcggggtgagctcggcgccagagaaagggattgtactcccggagcttacCTGCAGGGCtagccgagttccccccgccggagcagctgctccgctggtccacaaaatcttagcgatGCACAGataggaggggagtggggaagtgggaggtaatattcaaatgtacccccttcctacgtaggagggtgCGCCGAAACCGACTCGCTCGtcgggctgcttccagaaatgcgtatctcactcaaaaaatcatgtacagacttatttcaaagtttgtatgcgtgtgggagcaccatctacccacaacagtaccccaaatcccaggaaaaatgctgttttcataatatgtcccctttaacacgGTTTTAAACTCAAGAAGTCACGTGACGTCTTAAGTTAACCTGCAGCTGCGTTTTACCATCGCAAttgctgtgtcttcagagaaattcacatcagacactagagggcgtattttgtgtgtgttagtctaatctcgaaactgacgtggttttagaggaaactaaaccagtttgcaggatgaaacaaggctccattataaccgacacacacagaattagttttatgaattattattaataggtatGATACATTTACATCAAATAGGGCTTCAGTACAATACAGGCTACAATATAGGAGTTGCTTAACCCTTAGATGTACGAGTGACTGGACCCTACACTCTTCCATAAAATTACATATAttagaaaaatgtgtttttatgccATTTTTGTCATTTTGGTTTAGAATAATCACTTGTATAATATTCAGTATTATATTTAGGACCACACAAGAATGATTTCATGTTTGAAATACCGTTATTTTTCACTCTTTAACatttttgaaaaagaaaattacCCAGAACAGCAATAGAAAAAACCTTTTTGATTAATTGGCTACTTTATTCCAgtcaccaatttatacattgcatggtcttgctgtgcgtgcaatacaatgtaaagttgtgtttttgtttttttttcgggcTGGTTTACTAAAGAGGATAAtgcagctaacaataaacaacgactagccaatttcatgacacaagctgtgttcgaaatcgttccctatcacggatatagtgcactagatagggtgctcgccattttgtagttgtgttcgaattctcagtggttaatttcatgcactatatagtgcactcaaaatacccaaaatgtgagtgtacagtacatacgatgttccctacatgttaaaATGTACATgtaaactctttttcagagagtaattgataataaaaacgctgaaagagaaaaactgaaatcaagaataatcctaggcgctgcttttgaacgttggcggcaactgaaggacgagaagggtctaaaaaccgatgcttgtgtggcggtttacctagtttcaaagtttataccgtttatactcggtaataccggtgttgagacgagtgtattactcggtgtgaaaatgtccacaccgcggcaaccctagtgaaaaccaggacttccaatacaattatatgaaacaaacatacattttctaaaaatagtaatgatttatgtgaccgtttaatgtttataacatctggtgcaaccatagccgcgagaacgtattctcagcagggggtgctggaaaaaaaaaaacggtgtaagtgccatattggctcggctaccagatcggctcggggtccgtcgtctgctgattacgttacacaatatcattggctgtacgcttgaatgggcgtaggctacattgtgattggctgctaagggacagttgtgattggctgttttgtgctgtagctctggctgtcgtcatagcaaccacagcgagcacatgtgtgagcgcgagtaggtctgtctagtttcggaccccgagccgatctggtagccgagccaatatggtacttacaccggcctgcactagactcgcaactcgtcacattgataaaaaaagatatatagcagcgcagctcaattacacggaagaggattagggccacacatgtaaaaaaaaattaagttctgactttattctcagaattctgacattaatctcagaattctgagaataaagtcagaattctgacattaatctcagaattctgagaaaaaagtcagaattctgacattaatctcagaattctgactttaatctcagaattctgagaaaaaagtcagaattctgactttaaagtcagaactacgggtatctgtaaggaccaacctccgtgggagagacactttgctttatgcagttggaggaaacctatggaaagccggtaaaagtgcaaaaccgcacggaatccgtgcggtttggcaagaaaaGTTTTGAATGTCTAATAGCCGCGaatattagtcattcactccggctatagttattcactccggctattagttattctctccggctattaggtatgcagaaagagccctccctcttctttgcttgaccactaagtttgaaggctgtctaaccaatcagtgatgagaaataccagactaaagtaacgtattgtcgagactagagctgcagtgcctccatgtttcgccgtaacataaagctgtgttgtctttactagtttcactacaatgtaatgaccaccactagctagtggaaaatacatttgtgtttagtacagtgatatatttgtatatgttaggctatatattgagatggcagtgtgcgaaatacccgtcaatattcggggatgccctcatccccagattgttctcgatatgcagtagccagctaggccataacattacaatatttcatggatgcaagcaagccaagacaatcaatctatatctatagcctacatgacaacacacgcacacgcacacgcacacacacacacacacacacacacacacacacacacacagacacacacgcacacacgttaaacacactggtaaagcaggagcctgcattggctaaagttgttgggatgcacgttattttataacagggagggctcaccaagtccagtattcagaattcaaagcatttattcacaaatacgttctatttttttgacaagcggagccgatcctgtgcaagtatgcaaattagccatgtgcgcgaaacagaagatagacgcaatgtaactgattgttgtgcattgttgtggatatgtaggctggttagttgtggttgtttgtggtcttagtgaaacagctttgccttggagttggagtgattgtgtgaatgtgcgagagagagcgcacctgccgtggtgatgttgggcttgttgtgggcttatatgtgatcaatgatgttggctatctgtctgatcgtattagctgtagatcggtcatactgcaggctctcatttgcaaatgcactgattgtgtgcccgtctccgatatgctatatacctggcatttattcagttcatgttcttctgagtgcgcaagaacggtgccaattatggtcgtgtttgcattgtaatgcacaactttgcccctccctgttataaaataacgtgcatcccaacaactttagccaatgcaggctcctattgctttaccagtgtgtttaatgtgggtgcgtgtgtgtctgtctgtgtttgtgtgtgtgtgcacatgtaggctacagatatagattgattgtcttggcttgcttgcatccatgaaatattgtaatgttatggcctagctggctactgcatatcgagaacaatctggggatgagggcatccctgaatattgacgggtatttcgcacactgccatctcaatatgactaatagccgcggctattagttccgtacggattccgtacggaattcttgcactttaaccgtgccattctagggccggattgtggccttcttggctttccataggtttcctcctactgcataaagcaaagtgtctctcccacggaggttggtccttacagatacccgtagttctgactttaaagtcagaattctgacttttttctcagaattctgagattaaagtcagaattctgagattaatgtcagaattccgacttttttctcagaattctgagattaatgtcagaattctgactttaatctcagaattctgagaaaaaagtcagaattctgagattaaagtcagaattctgacttttcttctctgaattctgagattaatgtcagaattctgactttttatctcagaattctgagattaatgtcagaattctgagattaatgtcagaattctgactttattctcagaattctgagattaaagtcagaattctgacttttttctcagaattctgagaataaagtcagaatttaatttttttttacatgtgtggccctaatcctcttccgtacaattacaccagtgcatgcgcgcacagttgaaaatcgatcgttgtgttcacttccttcacaccatggttcacatccagctgctcacagaacaagtttagcgcaccaccgctaccctcacactttttcatataaccttttttcagcactaggacatatgagcattaaataaatgctgcgtctcaacatgccttggacagcagcgaggatgactcgctttgccacgggccgaaacagttcggagcgaccacagccagagcgaacacagcggggcagaggagtgtcaggaagtctttggtgtacacatcagtacggcctatttgcactactgtttagtggcaatgcagtgttttattctatgcctttttatttagaAAGTCACACTGGTCGTGTGGCTCCCCCTAGTTGTTGTGGCCCTAAACCACAGCTTAGTGTTTATGCCAGCGGCCGTAACTGACGCAAACATCAGTCTAATCATAAGTGCTAAGCATCACTCCCTTCCAGGTAATAAACGAAACGATGGTTCTCGATACTGATGGATTTATTGCTGCTCCGTCATCTCACCGTCATCATCCGCTATTATCCACTGCAATATCCACCTCAAACCTTATATTTTCACAGTATGACAATATAAAAATAGACACGTTCACATACTGTAAAAATTTAACAAATATATTCGGAAAATAATCGTTATTCACTTTATACACATACCTCGCTGGATGCACATAACCGTGAGGGGATGAGGTTTCTGCAGCAAAAAATACCAGGTTCAAAATacccaaaaggaaaaaaatcttCTTCACTctgctcacacgcacacacacacacacacacacacacacacacccacacacacacacacacacacacacacacacacacacacacacacacacacacacacacacacacacacacacacacacacacactggattgGGAGAGCCTTATAGCATTGTATCCATGAGTGTAACTGAATTATATGTCAAACAAAATATGACCAATGGTCattttaaacataaatataaaccGTTTATTCTTCGTCACAGATCTTTCCAGTTCTTTTCAGGTAAAACCTTAGGTTTGGAATACCACCACAAACAGTAACTCGCAAATTCTTCCCTCTCCTACAACTGTGCCTCCTAAAGGAAATGCAGAGCTCAGGTTTTGCCAGGCAGGGCTAGGCATGA is a window from the Gadus chalcogrammus isolate NIFS_2021 chromosome 8, NIFS_Gcha_1.0, whole genome shotgun sequence genome containing:
- the LOC130388220 gene encoding 7-alpha-hydroxycholest-4-en-3-one 12-alpha-hydroxylase-like, whose product is MGLLVPILLALLASLFGGLYLLGAFRRRRPNEPPLDRGPIPWLGHVLEFRRDTAKFLERMRKKHGDIFTVQLGGNYFTFLMDPSSFGAVVKEARAKLDFNAFARKLVIRVFGYTPMENESKFSHVSNNRHLMGDGLVLLTESMMKNLQNLMLHSVGKGGDQKTWIEDGLFMYSYNIVFRAGYLSLYGNVSSREAGSTEKSFEMDRMQSDELFKEFRKYDQYFPKLAYGVLSPRERFEVKKLLRLFWKTLSLQVFKNKDNPSGWVNELQQTREDLGMKEFMQDRYMFLILWASQGNTGPAAFWLLLYLMKHPEAMAAVRGEVDRVVAESGQDVRVGGSIVNLTYDMIQKTPVLDSALEETLRLTAAPVLTRAVMEDMKLKMADGSEYQIRQADRVSLFPYTAVQIDPEIHPDPLSFKYDRFLNPDGSKKTDFYKNGKKLRYYTMPWGAGVSMCPGRFFATNEMKQFVFFMILYFDFELKNPKEETPDIDRTRWGFGAMQPTRDIGFRYRLRL